CTGCTTAACTTTTTCAATTTAGCTTCATATCTTTTTTTACTCCAAGATAGAAGAGTGATGTTTAAAGTACTCAAGTTACAGCCAGCATTTACCAATTCTTTGATTCGACTTTTTAAAGTACTTATGCTTGAATCCAGAACCCGAGGATTTTCGATTATTTGTGAAATGCTAATGTTTTCTTCCATGAGgcagtctattttatcattaaacTTTTTCTCTGCCAAGAAGATCACATCTGGATAGCTTAAGACAAACTTCTGTACCTCTTCTTCAGTACATCCAAGAGAAAACAGCTTCTCTTTGATGTTTGCGTAGCTTCTTCTGGCATAGTCATTGGAAAGGTCTAGGATTTCAGCTCCTGGACCACATATCAGAACCAGCAGTTCCTCACTGTTCAAATTGAAAGTTGACCGTAAGAATTCAATGTTAGCTTTCACCCGCTTGGTGCTCTGAATTAAGAtaaaagggtttttaaaaattatctttctgaCAAAATCTGCGGGATCATTGTGACCCAATGACAAACCGGCTGCCTGCAAAAATTCAACCATCTGTTTATTCAGATCAAGACTATTGGAGAAGGTACGAGGGGCATTGGTCAACAATCGACAAAGGCATTTACGGGTCAATCCAACTGAGTAGAGGAACTTTATATTATTCTCTAAGTTTAGGTTGTTATTGGACCGAAAAAAGGATTCAGGAGAACGTtccaaaatatttacaatttcaaGGTCTGATGTCACAATCTTTCTCCACAGATCCCACCGTTTTGAAAGATTCTCGGGAGTACGTGTTATTGCTCGTGGATATCTTGATATGATGCTAGCGATCACTTCTTTGCTAGCTCCTTTGGAAAGAAGGAACATCTTCAGGTCCTGCTCATTGGTAATCATCCTATGAAAAACTCCAGGCTGTCGTTTCCTTGCCATGTCAATATCTACTCCCATAGTAAGTAAGTTTTTCAGTAGGTCCTCATTTTTCAAAGGCTCACTGTCTGTATTATGACACTTCACACCAAAAAGCCTAAATGAAACTGATTTGAAGATGTTTTCTGCTGAAAATCGAGTCATCCAACATCTTGAACCAAAGAGAAAGTTATTTCTCATATGCCAGAGGTTTCCTGGTGCCATAATGGTTAGGTAGTTCAAACCTTTTGAAATGCTGTGTAAAACAACACATAAAATATTACACAAATGCATGTGTTAAACAACTAAATGACCATATTACAATCCTATAAGCATCATGGTCATTTCTATGAGAATATACCTTCAGCTCCAGCTCTCCAGAACTGTGTTAATAATTCAGCCACTGctgaattattaaataaatagtaaaactaCAATTTATATTTGTCTTAGCCTTTGAAAAATTCTacatgttttataatataaacaatatGATTGTACTGTAAGACATATATAATCAATAAacaaatgtacatatataacTGTCTCTCCCTAGCTCACTGCTTCTGTTACCTGTAAGCACAGGACTGCTTCCATTGTTAACCTAAAGAAAAGCAGGTGGGGCACCATTAGTGCCCCAGAattgttcttgcttttttcttgctctttttgtTTACCTTTGCCTGCCTTGGCTACCTAAAATCAGTTGACCCTCTCCATCTCTGCTTTGTCCTCCtgatttccaaactttttttttttgacacagggtctcactctgtcacccaggcttggagtgcagcagcactaTCATGGCTCGTTGCAGCctcacctccctgggctcaggtgatgctTCCACCTCAAccacctgagtagttgggaccacaggaatGCCCcacacgcccagctgattttttatttttattttttgtagagacagtgtttcactatgtcacccagactggtctcaaactcctgggctcaagtgatctgcctgccttggcctcccaaagtgctgggattacaggtgtgagccaccatgccaggcgtGGCTTATTTCTTATAATGACACTTTCATTTCTGCCTCATATTTCAATTTTCCAGGTCTTCGACCTTGCCCTGCCCATAGATACTAGATTTCTTTGCCTCTGGCCTCCTGGTTTTCAAACTCTAAATCTAGCCCTGAAAACCAACACCTCAGATTAATTTCCATCTTGAACATCTTTTCCTAAATTCCTGCTACCCTTTATATCCATGCTACCATTAAAGCCTTAATTTTTCTTAGCTTATATAGACCTCTAGTCAACAGCTCTTGATCACAATCTCCATCTCATTTGGTTTACCCTATCATTCCCTACGTTGTAACCCAATAATTCCAAACCAattttcatcttcaaaatgatCTAGTTGTGATATTAAATCCACATGGCCCGCCACATGTGAAACTGTGCTGAAAGATGGCATGTAAACATTAAAACGTTACCTTTACCATTCTCCCCTTCTCCATCACCATATTACACAAGACTAATTCTGGGCTGTTTGCATCTGTTACACAACACTTTCAACTTGCAGCTTCTAGCATGTGACTAAAACCTCAATAACTCATTTTCCTGATCATTTGGAAATGGGGCTCAAAACATACAAACTTATTTATAATCATAACCATAGGTCCCTACTAAAATGAGCATctctatttataagaaatattttatgaggAAAGCAACAGAAAAAGTGTTCTGTTATTCAACCTATCTGATGATTTGTTTCTAAGCTACTTGTGCCTGAGTCATATaacagtacatatatattttttaaactgtactTTTGCCTTTTTAGAATATATAGCTGTAACAAGTTCGTGCTTGATTTCTAATTACTTACAATGGGCTCTTACTTAGaaaaggcatttcttttttctccttctcctaattaagcataaaacagaaaatagagatAGATAATTCCAACCCACTACTAACCTCTTTGGGCTAAAGATACTGCTTTCAAGATCAATTTCAAAGAAAGCCTCTTTGTGTCTGTCCTTTCAATTACTCCAATTTTAACTAGAACTTGATTATGCCTACAGGCAGGGAACATTCCTGTGGCTCACATAATCTACAGATtctcacagaattgggaaaagaTCCCAAAACTACAGAATCAAGTAATGTTCAAAGCCAAATGCAAGGTACTCACAACATAAACATCAAACAACAAAAGCACATTTCAGATTGATCCATACTCTACTGAGCTCACTATTCTTCACTTCTCCGTAATACCACATACTACTCTGTAATTACTCTTCCAAAAATGCATGAatttagaaactttaaaatataattatcctTCTAACTGAAGAATGACGGCTCTACCTTGCATAGTTCAACAGCCTGTTTTCTCTTCCAGATGCTCGACTGACCTCTACTGGAATAAAGGGGCAGAATGCGTCAGCTGGAAATCAGATCAGTACTTTCTAGAGAGGTCCAAGATGATACAATGGGATGGAGGAAGAAAATAGTTAAAACTACAATTTGTATTTGTCTTAgcctttgaaaaattctttctacatatgttttataatataaacaatatGATTGTACTGTAAGACATATATAATCAATAAACAAATGTACATATATTGTAGGCATATTTCTATTGACAATGTACACAATCAAAAAAGTGTGAAGACTACTAGACAGTGCACTTTCTTAGGACTATTAGCATCATGGTAAACAGGCTGAATAAGCCACAGAATGTTCAACAGAAATTCTATTaataacaaactaaaaatagGTGAAAATGTAAGCCAAAATTCCTAACAAAAAGTAACAAATCTATAAACGTTTCTTCTAAATCTGTCACAAGTAAATTTCATGTCTTGTGTATAACTCATCCTCCATGGAAGTTTCTTCCACACAAACTTAACATGCCCCAAACTTGAGTATCTTTCCCAGTCCCCAAATTTGCCCTCTTCTGACTAAAGATATCATTATCACAATCACTATCTAAGAGTCATTTGTGATAAAAATCTAAAAGTGAgctttgctttcttcctcttcctcaactCCAGTCATCAAATCACGTAGACTCAACTTCTTTGGCATCTCTCTGAAATCCAACCTCGCTACTCTTTGTAATTCTCATTCTGTTACAAGTCTTCATTCTCTTTTACCCAGCCTGTAACAGCCACCTGATGTGCTTCTCTGACATCCATCACTCGAAACTGCCACCATACTGACATTTGTAAAATGATGTGATTATGTCCCTCATTCTCTGATTAAAGACCTTCTGTAGCTCTCCCcgaaaaaacaaaatcttcaaagTGATCTTTTTCTAGCTACCTTTTCAGTTAGCTAACTACCTTACCATCTACTTCTAACTACCTTTCTAGCTATCTCTTCTATTGTACCACCTCAATACCTAGCACTATCGCCTCTCAAACCTCTGATCCCAAACATCCTTGCCCATTCCTGTCTCCCTACCTTTGCTTAAGCTGTTCTTTCTTTTAGAAAGGCCCATCCTCCTGATGCCTATCCATAGGACAAGGTCCCATTCAAATATAATCTTCCCTCAAATCCTtaacttactttaaaatactAACCACTGAAATCAACCATTTGTTTTATGATAATTTATTACTAAGGAATCTAAAACTAAGCTTTCTATTTATAGAAAACAAGAGCTGAAATGGACTTACAACTGGCAACTGAAATTTGGTCTTGATTACAATACTAAAATGCAATAAATTTACTCTAAAAATGACATCTAAAAATGACATGTGTGGTCTCAGCTAAACCTAGAAATTTGGTCTTGATTACAATACTAAAATGCAGTAAATTTACTCTAAAAATGACATGTGTGGTCTCAGCTAAACTTAGAAACAGTAATTAATAATATTGACTGTTAATGAACATATGAGGAAACAGAGGAAATTCTCAAATATTGTTAATGGACCAGAATTTGGCACCAGCTGCCacaattttaaatgttcatagCCTTTAATTCAGCATTTCCACTTCTTGGAGATTatccaaagggggaaaaaagggcCAGgggcagcggctcacacctgtaatgccagcattttggaaagccaaggtgggaggattgcttaaacccaggagtttgagaccagcctggacaacaaagtgagacccttattctacaaaaaatcaaaacattagcCAACTGTAAcagcacacacctatagtcccagctgctcagaaggctgaggtaggaggactgcttgagcccaggagatccagactgcagtgagccataatctagccactgcaccccagcctggatgacagagtgagcccatctcaaaaagaaaaaaagacaatatgtGTTTGTTATGAAAAAGGATGactaggccaagcacagtggcttcacacctataatctcaccactttgagatgttggccaggagtttgagatcagcctggccaacatgacgaaaccccatctctactaaaaatactaaaattagccaggcatggtgatatatgtctctaatcccagctactcaggtggctaaggcACAAtaactgcttaaacctgggaggcggaggttgtagtgagctgagattgcaccactgcactccagtctgggcaacagagcaagaatctgtctcataaaaaaagaaaatagaagaaaaagaaagaaagaaaaaggatgacCATCATAACATTATTTGCTAtaacaaagaagaagaaacccAAATGGCCACCAATAGAATAAttaataaattgtggtacatctaTGCAATATACTATAAAGGTGCCAAAAATAAAGGCCGATCTACTGCAATCAAAAGATGTCAGATATTCTACATGACAAACTGCTTAACAGTATGGATAATGCCATGTATATTAAAGGCGGGGAGGGGGACGTTAATATATACAGAGGGGGAAAGTGGAATGACACTTATTTCTGAAAGATTATTAGAGGCTATGTACTACTTCTGAAATACTGGGACTTTATTTAATGAATATGTGTTACTTTGCAGTCagatgaaaaaatttaaacaagtaAAACTGGCCTTTGGTGtgaaaaacaatggaaaatacaaattatcttTATCTATTTTTCGGTTTCTAGTACCAAAAAAGTCACACTTCAAAATTCTCCATGATGCTTTACTCTTAGCAACGGATCTCCATTCAAAATACTCATAATATCTAGTAGGGTAAATGAACATCTAAATAGCCTAATACAAGAAAGTTAGCAACTTTCCTCACGTACAAATTTCAAAAATGGTACCTATTCAAAAATTGACTTCGATCTATTTCTcaaattgactttttaattaaCCAAAACCATTATCCAAAGGGCTAATGTTCAAACTTAACAAACACTGAAAATTTCTATGCTTGTAGTATGAGGGGTCTAAAAAAAGATTTACGTTCGCCTCTGCCCCACAACTGGCCTGTTAAAAAGGCTGTTAATGGAAATAACTAATCACTGGCCCTAAAATACCACATTCCAGCTGGTCTTCTTTTGATACAGCAAGCTAAGTTTGGAGATCTTTACATGCATTTCTCACCTTGTTTGTCCTAAGGAAAGGCTCTGCATCCCTCCAGAAAGGCTGGAGAACAGCTATCTCTggaaatgacacacacacacaaaaaaaaggcaaaatatttcaGGCCTTCCTAATACAAAATAAGAGATCGATCCCAGCTAACGTTCTCGTTGCATTATGTTCTCGTGAGATGCATTACCTCTTGCAAACAACATTTCTCagacatacagaaaagaaaacgGCAAGTACATGCCTACATATGATGGGAAAAGGTAGCGGAATCACGAATACGTTTTGTACCAAAGCTAAGTGCTTCATATATATTGTCTCGCTTTACTCCCCACAACAATTTAAAAGGTAGGCATAAGCCTTAAAATTACAAAATCTGAAACAGCGCCGAGCTCCCATACTAGCCTGCCTTCGCTAGCTGAAGCATTAGGGTTCGAACCCAGGTGGGTCTTTCTTAACTCAAAACCAAGGTAATTCCACACCGAAGGCTCTTTccatccctcttcctcctccaaagACAAATCTGCAAAGGGCTGCACTGTACAGCAGTCACCCACACCCACTtcttaacaaaaagaaaggaaagcacaGCCTCACCACCTTCCCAATCTCACCCTGAACTGCACCCATCCACTGTAGTTCGCTTTTACTTCCGCCTCTGGGGTCCGGAGCGGCTAGGAGGAGCGGAAGTGGAAAAGACTAACTTCCGGCCTCGGGTCGCGCGCAGAGGTGATGTCGTTGGTCCTGCGCCCCCTCGTGGCGGTACTTCAGCCCTTCGCAGCCCGACGCTAGGGGCCTGGCAGGGGGCAGCAAGAGACCGCGGTGAGCGCGGGGTATTGAACGCCAAAGAAGGGGtttggagggtggggtggggcctgggactCCCAGTCGCCTGGGCAGATGTCCGTGGGGAACTGTAAGGCATCTTATAGGGATCCTACAGGGGGCATCCACTGCCGGCCGACGACACGTGGTGGAAAAGTAGCTATTATTTACATGCGTGTTGCAGTTTTTGATAATGCGATTGCTGCTGCTAATGTGACTAACGCGATGCCGATGAACATCTCGGCGTTTTTTGGTGCAGGATAAGCGGGTGTAGACTCTGTCTGTTTAGTCCCAGATTCTCCTCCTTTAATGAACTACCGTGGAAATCCTGGAGTGTCACTGCTGGTCTGAATTCAGCATCCGCCTTCAGGCTGGAAATCAATTCTAGTATACTTCGATTTCCTTACTTGCAGTTCGAATTCAAATATGATTCTTTTGACATTGTGAGGGTTTGCGCTATTTAAAGAATGGAGGCAAccgaaacctcatctccacagtGGATGCATTTTTGCTCCCTCCCGAGGCGTTGCCTTAAGCCACGCGGTCCTGTCAGCCTCACCTGCCTAGTGATGGTGACAATGGAAGAGATAAAGCTTCAATTCAAGGCACTTCTCCTGTGACcatcaaaagaaagataatatcTACATTAATGAATTAATTGTGTCTGTCGAGTTATCCTCAGGAGACGATGGTGATTTGGTCCTTAAAAAAACACAGGATCAACAGGATTGACCCTGAATTCTACAAAGAGGAAAAATTTCAGGCATTACTAACTCCTCCATGTACAAGCCTAATGATGTaattttctggccgggcgcgatggctcatgcctgtaatcccagcactttgggaggccaaggcgggaggatggcttgaggccaggagttcgagaccagcctggccaacatggtgaaaccccatctctacaaaaagtacaaacattagccaggcgtggtcacaggtgcctgtagtcccagctacttgggaggctaaggtgggagaatcacctgagcctgggaggttgaggctgcagtgagccgtgattgtgccactacactctagcctgggtgacacagtgaaccttgtctcaagaaagaaaaagaattttctttatcccatttctttctcctttttcttttttttttttttttttcctttagacggagtctcactctgttgccaggctggagtgcaatggcgcgatctcggctcactacaacctctgcctcccgggttcaagcgattcccctgcctcagcctcccgagtagctgggagtacaggcgcgtgccaccatgcccggcaatttttttgttttgttttttgtttttttgtttttttgtattttagtagatacggggtttcaccatgttggccaggatggtctcgatctcctgacctcatgatccacccacctcggcctcccaaagtgttgggattacaggcgtgagctaccgcacccggcgtGTTTATCCCATTTCTATGCCAATGAACCAATTACGTTTTACCATCACTCTTCCCCTTTGACTACTCCTAGTTGGGTTGTTGTTgtcactttgtttttaattaactCTCTGTTTTGTTGGTTTAGAAGGATAAAGATTTATCTTTGGGaatttaaaatactaataatCAGTCTATCTATTAAGTAAACTACTTACTGCAATTCCTCCAGGTAAAAATTAGTCCCAAAAAATTGGAGAtggcttttaaaatgtgaatttctaAAATCTATATTCCTTCTGCATGGAAGGAGCTCCTATGtctgaattaatattattatatattatgtatatacacacacacaaactgcttTACAATCggcatgtaaaataaaatttagagattaaattaaataaaataacctttGAGATTATTGAGCCCCAgccctctcattttacaaatgagaacactGAAACCCATACAGTAGGAACTAGCAAGAGAATGCAtgtcttatattttctttaccaGTAACTCTAAGATTTATACCACATACTTTGTTGTATTGATTTAGCtatcaataattatttcagaCTTACTTAGGTAACATCACCTATGTTGGTTTTTAGTGATATTTTGTCGGTAAAGGCAGATTGGTTCTTTTGAAAATAAGTTCCATATTTCCCATCAgaaattttctgattataaatctattttaattGCATATTATAAAATACTGAAAGTATAACAATAGAAGTGTAATAATGGTTGGGTTAGGATGTTGTATAATTAATTAGGTTTCTTTCTTATTGTATTTCTTCAGTGATTTTTGAAATGTCATTACCTCCAGT
The sequence above is a segment of the Homo sapiens chromosome 7, GRCh38.p14 Primary Assembly genome. Coding sequences within it:
- the MTERF1 gene encoding transcription termination factor 1, mitochondrial isoform 1 precursor (isoform 1 precursor is encoded by transcript variant 1), giving the protein MQSLSLGQTSISKGLNYLTIMAPGNLWHMRNNFLFGSRCWMTRFSAENIFKSVSFRLFGVKCHNTDSEPLKNEDLLKNLLTMGVDIDMARKRQPGVFHRMITNEQDLKMFLLSKGASKEVIASIISRYPRAITRTPENLSKRWDLWRKIVTSDLEIVNILERSPESFFRSNNNLNLENNIKFLYSVGLTRKCLCRLLTNAPRTFSNSLDLNKQMVEFLQAAGLSLGHNDPADFVRKIIFKNPFILIQSTKRVKANIEFLRSTFNLNSEELLVLICGPGAEILDLSNDYARRSYANIKEKLFSLGCTEEEVQKFVLSYPDVIFLAEKKFNDKIDCLMEENISISQIIENPRVLDSSISTLKSRIKELVNAGCNLSTLNITLLSWSKKRYEAKLKKLSRFA
- the MTERF1 gene encoding transcription termination factor 1, mitochondrial isoform 2 (isoform 2 is encoded by transcript variant 2) gives rise to the protein MAPGNLWHMRNNFLFGSRCWMTRFSAENIFKSVSFRLFGVKCHNTDSEPLKNEDLLKNLLTMGVDIDMARKRQPGVFHRMITNEQDLKMFLLSKGASKEVIASIISRYPRAITRTPENLSKRWDLWRKIVTSDLEIVNILERSPESFFRSNNNLNLENNIKFLYSVGLTRKCLCRLLTNAPRTFSNSLDLNKQMVEFLQAAGLSLGHNDPADFVRKIIFKNPFILIQSTKRVKANIEFLRSTFNLNSEELLVLICGPGAEILDLSNDYARRSYANIKEKLFSLGCTEEEVQKFVLSYPDVIFLAEKKFNDKIDCLMEENISISQIIENPRVLDSSISTLKSRIKELVNAGCNLSTLNITLLSWSKKRYEAKLKKLSRFA